Proteins from a single region of Chrysemys picta bellii isolate R12L10 chromosome 9, ASM1138683v2, whole genome shotgun sequence:
- the LOC135973359 gene encoding myb/SANT-like DNA-binding domain-containing protein 2 — protein sequence MESQDRKRAPAWTEREVRDLLAIWGDEAVIAELRSSKRNGKVLEKISKAMKDRGHNRDTQQCRVKIKELRQAYHKAREANGRSGAEPQTCRYYAELHAILGGAATTTPTVCYDSLTGETHREDGSGNEEDDDGGTVGSSQQQGSRETGFPNSQDMFVTLDLEPVTPELTQDPQGTQETSAANVSPSQRLVNIRKRKRRTRDDMFTELQMSSHADRAQQNACRQSMSEMRKAQYEREERWRAESRDEQSKWRAEDDRWRQLADRRQESMLRLLEHQTDMLERMVQLQEGSRSRDRHYSPCVTNSPPPQVP from the exons atggagtcccaggatcgcaaaagagctccagcatggaccgaacgggaggtacgagatctgctcgccatatggggagatgaagcagtgatagctgaactccgtagcagtaaaagaaatggaaaagtattagaaaagatctccaaggccatgaaggaccgaggccataacagggacacacagcagtgccgcgtgaaaattaaggagctacggcaagcttaccacaaagccagagaagcaaacggaaggtccggggcagagccgcaaacttgccgctactacgcggagctgcatgcgatcctagggggtgcagccaccactaccccaaccgtgtgctatgactctctcactggagaaacacacagggaagacggttcggggaacgaggaagatgatgatggaggtactgtaggtagctcacagcagcaaggaagcagagaaaccggtttccccaacagccaggatatgtttgtgaccctggacctggaaccagtaacccccgaactcacccaagaccctcagggcacacaggagacctctg ctgcaaatgtttctccttcgcagaggctcgtgaacattagaaagagaaaacgtaggacgagggacgatatgttcacggagttgcagatgtcctcccacgctgatagagcacagcagaatgcatgcaggcagtcaatgtcggagatgagaaaagcccaatatgaacgagaggagaggtggcgggctgaatcgcgggatgaacagagcaagtggcgggctgaagacgataggtggcgtcagcttgcagacagacggcaagagtcaatgctccgtctgctggagcatcaaactgatatgcttgaGCGTATGGTTCAGCTGcaggaaggcagcaggagcagagaccgccactacagcccctgtgtaaccaacagccctcctccccaagttccatag